The proteins below come from a single Juglans regia cultivar Chandler chromosome 12, Walnut 2.0, whole genome shotgun sequence genomic window:
- the LOC118344035 gene encoding uncharacterized protein LOC118344035 — MVWGCAKDDMFTVKNAYHLEHRRKRRKLGEASKERDDQFEWNSIWRLNVQGKVKHFLWKVCHNLLPTRENLVKKQVLKSSMCPICEIKIETTMHALWSCPTALDLGSDEVEVVATILRKIWLRRNVVLFESKFAAPKAVLKVAKMGNQGRGEIRWEKPVGIAIKINWDAAVEIYLKRVGLGVVIHDSCGEVLVCLCSIVNFVQKPSMAEALALRRAATLCVELGFSNVILEGDSHVVVKVASGMKEIWADYGTIVEDMRILIRSNQNWRVRFVYRKANIIAHKLSKLFFKYTDKRVWIEECPIEILSDIRKERYYND; from the exons ATGGTGTGGGGTTGTGCAAAGGATGATATGTTTACAGTTAAAAATGCTTATCACTTGGAGCATAGGAGAAAGAGACGGAAGTTAGGGGAAGCATCTAAGGAAAGAGATGATCAATTCGAATGGAACTCGATATGGAGGCTTAATGTTCAAGGAAAAGTGAAGCACTTTCTATGGAAGGTCTGCCATAACTTGCTTCCAACAAGAGAGAACCTGGTCAAGAAACAAGTTCTGAAGTCAAGTATGTGTCCCATCTGTGAGATAAAGATAGAAACAACAATGCATGCCCTCTGGAGCTGTCCAACAGCCTTGGAT TTGGGAAGTGATGAAGTGGAGGTAGTAGCTACTATTCTGAGAAAAATTTGGCTTAGAAGGAATGTTGTATTGTTTGAGAGCAAGTTTGCTGCGCCAAAAGCTGTCCTTAAAGTTGCAAAG ATGGGGAATCAAGGCAGAGGTGAAATCAGATGGGAAAAGCCAGTTGGTATTGCCATAAAAATTAACTGGGATGCAGCAGTGGAGATATATCTGAAAAGAGTGGGTTTAGGTGTTGTCATCCATGATTCATGTGGTGAGGTTCTGGTTTGCCTTTGCTCTATTGTGAATTTTGTGCAGAAACCAAGCATGGCTGAAGCTTTAGCTTTAAGAAGGGCTGCTACTTTGTGTGTTGAATTGGGATTTTCAAATGTAATATTGGAAGGTGATTCACATGTTGTAGTTAAGGTTGCAAGTGGAATGAAAGAGATATGGGCAGACTATGGAACTATTGTTGAAGATATGAGAATATTAATAAGGAGTAATCAAAATTGGAGAGTTAGATTCGTGTATAGGAAAGCAAATATTATTGCTCATAAACtgtcaaaactattttttaagtatACTGATAAAAGGGTGTGGATAGAGGAATGCCCTATAGAAATACTTAGTGATATACGAAAGGAAAGATACTATAATGATTGA